A genome region from Geminicoccus roseus DSM 18922 includes the following:
- a CDS encoding response regulator, with protein MSETAITILVVEDSPTQALRLQITLEQQGWATAWSASAEEALERLNDELPDLMVVDLHLPGISGDELTRRVRMNMRTRNLPVLMLTDSESVEAQRRGFESGADDYVPKSSPSDVLLLRIGNLLRGRSELMPAGSGMSAFRRGRTLVAVDVLTVGEGQAAVADRLAMHLKHDHHDVTVLASQEAVLTAVAAEPFDCVIVVMSDKMEESLAFCSRLDLVRRRQDQPFHIIALDGSSGIHQVMEVLQSGADDFVDARGGLQILSARIGAYLRRKLLQEESARIATEERARRQELEQARQLVRTAESRAALTDALEESNAELAAANARLREIQAELTAARDNAERAAQTKAEFLATMSHEIRTPMTGVLGMADLLAAEKLTDTQRHYVETIRRSGSHLLSIINDILDFSRIEAGKLDLEHIDFAPETALDHVVSLLQPQVTERGLVLRQEVEASPGLIVQGDPTRVRQVLVNLVGNALKFTSEGEVVIAMRECAVNDDQVRLRFSVRDTGIGIPAEQQAKLFSAFVQADRSTSRHYGGSGLGLAICRQLVEAMSGTIGVESSEGEGSLFWFELPMSRGSSERLANIEGAVTEIRPLRVLVADDVAVNRELVGTMLTRHGHVVECAENGRDAVEMVSHGSYDVVLMDVQMPVMDGIEASRRIRQLPRSAAAVPILALTANVMASERDRCLAAGMNRCLVKPIVWTDLFAALAAIAAGVAPPEIAEDQRERAGGTVDLLEQPLLDRARVQGMSQKMSPEMVRQMLGRGLSGAADSIAKLRDGAGDAEVLSKEAHRLRGTAGTFGLTRLSVLAGLVEDASSDPARGRQGEVVAELIALLGSVLEETRHAVADALEASVAG; from the coding sequence ATGAGCGAAACCGCGATCACGATTCTCGTTGTCGAGGATTCTCCGACCCAGGCGCTCCGGCTCCAGATCACCCTAGAGCAGCAGGGCTGGGCGACGGCATGGTCCGCCTCGGCGGAGGAGGCGCTGGAACGGCTGAACGACGAACTGCCCGACCTGATGGTGGTCGACCTGCACCTGCCCGGTATCAGTGGTGACGAACTCACGCGTCGCGTGCGGATGAACATGCGCACGCGCAACCTGCCGGTCCTGATGCTGACCGATTCGGAGAGTGTCGAGGCGCAGCGGCGTGGTTTCGAAAGTGGCGCGGACGATTACGTGCCCAAGTCCTCGCCCAGCGACGTGCTGCTGCTGCGGATCGGCAACCTGTTGCGTGGCCGTTCCGAGCTGATGCCCGCCGGCTCGGGCATGTCCGCATTCCGGCGCGGCCGCACCCTGGTCGCAGTGGATGTGCTGACGGTGGGAGAGGGGCAGGCCGCGGTCGCCGATCGGCTCGCCATGCACCTCAAGCACGATCATCACGACGTCACCGTGCTCGCGTCGCAGGAGGCGGTTCTCACGGCAGTGGCGGCGGAGCCGTTCGACTGCGTGATCGTCGTGATGTCCGACAAGATGGAGGAGAGCCTGGCATTCTGCTCCCGCCTCGACCTGGTGCGGCGCAGGCAGGATCAGCCATTCCACATCATCGCGCTCGACGGGAGTTCCGGCATCCATCAGGTCATGGAGGTGCTGCAGTCCGGCGCCGACGATTTCGTCGATGCCCGCGGAGGGCTGCAGATCCTGAGCGCGCGGATCGGCGCCTATCTGCGGCGCAAGCTGCTGCAGGAGGAGAGTGCACGGATCGCCACCGAGGAACGTGCGCGGCGTCAGGAACTGGAGCAGGCCCGCCAGCTCGTCCGGACCGCGGAGTCCCGCGCCGCCCTCACCGACGCCCTGGAGGAGTCCAACGCAGAGCTCGCCGCCGCGAATGCCCGACTGCGCGAGATCCAGGCGGAGCTGACCGCCGCGCGGGACAATGCCGAGCGCGCGGCGCAGACCAAAGCCGAATTCCTGGCCACGATGAGCCACGAGATCCGTACGCCAATGACCGGCGTGCTCGGCATGGCGGACCTCCTGGCCGCCGAGAAGCTCACGGACACCCAGCGCCACTATGTGGAGACCATCCGGCGGTCGGGCAGCCACCTGCTGAGCATCATCAACGACATCCTGGACTTCTCCAGGATCGAGGCGGGCAAGCTAGACCTCGAGCATATCGATTTCGCGCCGGAGACCGCGCTGGACCATGTGGTCAGCCTGTTGCAGCCCCAGGTCACGGAGCGTGGGCTGGTACTGCGGCAGGAGGTCGAAGCCTCGCCCGGGCTGATCGTGCAGGGCGATCCGACCCGCGTGCGCCAGGTGCTCGTCAACCTTGTCGGGAACGCCCTGAAGTTCACGTCCGAAGGCGAGGTCGTGATCGCCATGCGGGAATGCGCGGTGAACGATGACCAGGTTCGCCTGCGCTTCTCGGTGCGGGACACCGGCATCGGCATTCCGGCAGAACAGCAGGCAAAGCTGTTCTCCGCATTCGTGCAGGCCGACCGGTCGACCAGCCGGCACTATGGTGGAAGTGGCCTGGGGCTGGCGATCTGCAGGCAGCTCGTCGAAGCGATGTCGGGGACGATCGGCGTCGAGAGTTCGGAGGGTGAAGGCAGCCTGTTCTGGTTCGAACTTCCGATGTCGCGTGGGAGCAGCGAGCGGCTGGCCAACATCGAGGGGGCGGTGACGGAGATCCGCCCGCTGCGCGTGCTGGTGGCCGATGACGTGGCTGTCAATCGCGAGTTGGTGGGCACCATGCTCACGCGGCATGGCCATGTGGTGGAGTGTGCGGAGAACGGCCGGGACGCTGTCGAGATGGTCAGTCACGGGAGCTACGATGTTGTCCTGATGGACGTGCAGATGCCGGTCATGGATGGCATCGAGGCGTCGCGGCGGATCCGTCAGCTGCCCAGGTCGGCGGCAGCGGTGCCGATCCTGGCGCTGACCGCGAACGTCATGGCGAGCGAGCGTGATCGTTGTCTTGCCGCAGGCATGAATCGTTGCCTGGTCAAGCCGATCGTCTGGACCGATCTGTTTGCCGCGCTGGCCGCCATCGCTGCAGGGGTGGCTCCGCCGGAGATCGCGGAAGATCAACGGGAGCGGGCCGGAGGCACTGTTGATCTGCTGGAGCAGCCGCTCCTGGATCGGGCCCGTGTCCAGGGCATGTCACAGAAGATGTCGCCGGAGATGGTGCGGCAGATGCTCGGCCGCGGCCTGAGCGGCGCTGCCGACAGCATCGCGAAGCTTCGGGATGGCGCGGGCGATGCCGAGGTATTGTCGAAGGAAGCGCATCGACTGCGTGGCACTGCCGGAACCTTTGGCCTGACCCGCCTGTCGGTCCTGGCAGGCCTGGTCGAGGATGCCAGCAGCGACCCGGCGCGCGGGCGCCAGGGTGAGGTTGTCGCCGAACTGATCGCCCTTCTCGGTTCGGTCCTGGAAGAGACGCGCCACGCCGTCGCGGATGCGCTCGAGGCGTCGGTCGCAGGCTGA
- a CDS encoding hybrid sensor histidine kinase/response regulator, with protein sequence MIAFDMEYREHVAAMRRLSTPAAGSAEIVEIFRRAHSLKGAARAVDHGAIEAVAHRLESLLELMQRRLVPPDADAVRVIQAALDTIEDVADDPGASLQGHAVLNSLDQLIEGASAANAAETPQEEPAPSPPPRLQSGALPEPCPAAPASAPAPPPDLPPSRPAPAPKLARPATGGTESLRVRAVHLDELMVTGGRLLAQVGEQADLGRQLRALQEDVVQLRRSWERNRLELRRQGAVPGAERNTPQVEALDKAISSIGRRLGQAVRSQSASTWKMRRLVDQLQEDVRQVRLVPAEEIFSGFGRMVRDLARQSGKQIEPRVTGLEIEADRMILQALKDPVMHVLRNAVAHGAELPEERAQAGKPPSTTITFQLSLDGTRLRLVVADDGRGIDFQRIRTTAVAAGLLDAGTADEVPEAELARLLLRSGFSTSPTVDELSGRGIGLSVLQETVTRLHGSVEIEPNQPYGTRLEVSLPVSVVRSDLLLVRCQEQVFAIPSHAIERVLRIRTDDISTLEGRAVLRTADRVASLVSLGMLLGLKDAVRTDGGGFCPVVVLHVGRRRLAVLVDALVEMRQAAIQEAPAGCDPVVAGTLLLEGRPIIVLSPAVLADGRSIATGPIFADAQAPRGPRRILVVDDSITTRTLEKSILEAEGFRVRLAVDGIDALDSLRREPADLVISDVQMPRLDGFGLLQALKSDPALASIPVIMVTSRDSPEEVQRGMELGADAYIVKQGFEQQALLETVAQFVEP encoded by the coding sequence ATGATCGCGTTCGACATGGAGTATCGCGAGCATGTGGCCGCGATGCGCCGGTTGTCGACGCCGGCTGCCGGCTCTGCCGAGATCGTGGAGATCTTTCGTCGGGCCCATAGCCTGAAGGGAGCTGCCCGGGCGGTCGATCATGGTGCGATCGAAGCGGTGGCCCACCGGCTGGAATCCCTGCTCGAGCTGATGCAGCGAAGGCTCGTGCCACCCGATGCGGACGCCGTGCGGGTCATCCAGGCCGCTCTCGACACCATCGAGGATGTCGCCGACGATCCCGGAGCGTCCCTGCAGGGCCATGCCGTCCTGAACAGCCTCGACCAGCTGATCGAGGGAGCGAGCGCCGCAAACGCTGCCGAGACACCGCAAGAGGAACCGGCCCCCAGCCCGCCCCCAAGGCTCCAGTCTGGGGCACTGCCGGAACCCTGCCCGGCAGCCCCCGCTAGCGCTCCCGCACCCCCGCCAGACTTGCCGCCATCCAGGCCAGCGCCTGCTCCGAAACTGGCTCGTCCGGCCACCGGCGGAACCGAGAGCCTGCGCGTGCGGGCGGTGCATCTTGACGAGCTGATGGTGACCGGGGGGCGGCTCCTCGCCCAGGTCGGGGAGCAGGCCGACCTGGGCCGGCAGCTTCGGGCATTGCAGGAGGATGTCGTCCAACTTCGCCGGAGCTGGGAGCGGAACCGCCTCGAGCTGCGGCGACAGGGTGCTGTCCCGGGCGCGGAGCGCAACACTCCCCAGGTCGAGGCGCTCGACAAGGCGATCAGCTCGATCGGACGGAGGCTGGGCCAGGCGGTCCGCAGCCAGAGTGCCAGCACATGGAAGATGCGCCGCCTGGTCGATCAGCTCCAGGAAGATGTTCGTCAGGTCCGCCTGGTCCCGGCCGAGGAGATCTTCTCGGGCTTCGGCCGGATGGTGCGGGACCTGGCCCGGCAATCCGGCAAGCAGATCGAGCCGCGGGTCACCGGCCTGGAGATCGAGGCGGACCGGATGATCCTCCAGGCGCTGAAGGACCCCGTGATGCACGTGCTGCGCAACGCGGTCGCCCACGGCGCCGAGCTGCCGGAGGAGCGCGCTCAGGCCGGCAAGCCCCCATCGACGACGATCACGTTCCAGTTGTCGCTGGACGGGACGAGGCTGCGGCTGGTGGTCGCCGACGACGGCCGTGGGATCGACTTTCAGCGGATCCGGACAACGGCTGTCGCTGCCGGCCTGCTGGATGCCGGAACGGCCGACGAGGTGCCGGAGGCGGAACTGGCTCGCCTGCTCCTGCGCAGTGGCTTCTCCACCAGCCCCACCGTCGACGAGCTTTCCGGTCGCGGCATCGGCCTGTCCGTCCTGCAGGAGACCGTGACGCGGCTGCATGGCAGCGTCGAGATCGAGCCGAACCAGCCTTATGGAACACGTCTCGAGGTCAGCCTTCCCGTCTCGGTGGTACGGAGCGACCTGCTTCTGGTGAGGTGCCAGGAGCAGGTCTTTGCCATCCCGTCCCATGCGATCGAGCGCGTCCTGAGGATCCGCACCGACGACATATCAACCCTGGAGGGCCGGGCGGTCCTGCGGACGGCCGACCGCGTCGCTTCGCTGGTGTCGCTTGGCATGCTGCTCGGACTGAAGGACGCGGTGCGCACCGACGGCGGCGGCTTTTGCCCTGTCGTGGTCCTGCATGTCGGTCGCCGTCGTCTGGCGGTCCTGGTGGATGCGCTCGTGGAGATGCGCCAGGCTGCGATCCAGGAGGCGCCCGCTGGCTGTGATCCGGTGGTGGCCGGGACGCTGCTCCTGGAGGGACGTCCGATCATCGTGCTCAGCCCAGCCGTTCTCGCCGACGGTCGCTCGATCGCCACCGGCCCGATCTTCGCGGATGCGCAGGCGCCCCGGGGCCCGCGCCGGATCCTGGTGGTCGACGATTCGATCACGACGCGTACGCTGGAGAAGAGCATCCTGGAAGCCGAGGGCTTTCGCGTACGTCTTGCCGTGGATGGTATCGATGCGTTGGACAGCCTGCGCCGTGAACCGGCCGACCTGGTGATCAGCGACGTTCAGATGCCGCGCCTGGACGGATTCGGACTGCTCCAGGCGCTCAAAAGCGATCCCGCCCTGGCTTCGATCCCGGTCATCATGGTGACGTCCCGCGATTCGCCGGAGGAAGTGCAGCGCGGCATGGAACTGGGGGCCGACGCCTATATCGTCAAACAGGGTTTCGAGCAGCAGGCCCTGCTCGAAACCGTGGCCCAGTTTGTCGAGCCGTGA
- the cheB gene encoding chemotaxis-specific protein-glutamate methyltransferase CheB — protein sequence MTITGRKVRVLVVEDSKIAAMLLEHVIREDGRFDFLGIASSGEEALGMIPRLSPDVVLMDVHLPGIDGVETTRRIMRIKPTPIVVTSASLNGSSVNATMDALQAGALSVIDKPLTTRREEFPRLSKRLCNQLMIMSQVKVVLQRQRPATDRTPAPVPSSGSARPLSETVPGQTRPAGVHAARHHFRMLGLVASTGGPQALAKVLGALPKEYPLPVVVVQHIGAEFTEGFAAWLDSQVPMPVRLARNGETPAPGQVYVAPGGAHLVIAGGMLMLDRAPPLGGQRPSGTILFQSMANAYADRAIGVLLTGMGDDGAAGLLEIHRVGGHTIAEDECTAVVYGMPAVAVRLGAARLQLPLDAIGLHILQTTKNSRPS from the coding sequence ATGACCATAACCGGCAGAAAGGTCCGGGTCCTCGTGGTCGAGGATTCGAAGATCGCGGCCATGCTGCTGGAGCATGTCATCCGGGAAGACGGGCGTTTCGACTTTCTGGGGATCGCCTCATCAGGCGAGGAGGCGCTCGGCATGATCCCGCGCCTTTCGCCGGACGTGGTGCTGATGGATGTCCACCTGCCCGGGATCGACGGGGTGGAGACGACGCGCCGGATCATGCGGATCAAGCCGACGCCAATCGTGGTGACGTCCGCCAGTCTGAACGGCTCGAGTGTCAACGCCACCATGGACGCGCTTCAGGCCGGGGCGCTGTCGGTGATCGACAAGCCGCTCACCACCCGGCGGGAAGAGTTTCCGCGCCTGAGCAAACGGCTGTGCAACCAGCTCATGATCATGAGCCAGGTCAAGGTCGTGCTGCAGCGGCAGCGGCCGGCGACGGACCGGACGCCCGCACCCGTTCCTTCGTCCGGATCGGCCCGACCGCTGTCGGAAACGGTCCCGGGGCAGACGCGACCGGCCGGCGTCCACGCCGCCCGACATCACTTTCGGATGCTGGGTCTGGTCGCTTCGACCGGTGGCCCCCAGGCGCTCGCGAAGGTGCTGGGCGCCCTGCCGAAGGAATACCCGCTTCCGGTCGTGGTCGTTCAGCATATCGGGGCGGAATTCACCGAAGGCTTTGCGGCATGGCTGGACAGCCAGGTGCCGATGCCGGTCCGGCTGGCCCGCAATGGAGAGACACCTGCCCCCGGGCAGGTCTATGTCGCCCCTGGCGGTGCGCATCTTGTCATCGCCGGTGGCATGCTGATGCTGGACAGGGCTCCGCCGCTGGGCGGTCAGCGGCCATCGGGCACGATCCTGTTCCAGTCCATGGCCAATGCCTATGCCGATCGTGCGATCGGGGTGCTGCTGACTGGCATGGGTGACGACGGTGCGGCGGGCTTGCTGGAAATCCACCGCGTGGGAGGGCACACCATCGCAGAGGACGAGTGCACGGCCGTGGTCTATGGCATGCCGGCGGTCGCGGTGCGGCTGGGTGCGGCCCGGTTGCAGCTGCCGCTGGACGCGATTGGCCTCCATATCCTGCAGACCACCAAGAACAGTCGGCCGTCATGA